The genomic window ACTGCACAAAATCAGATTGTAATTTATGATATGTACACCCGTTTTATTCGTTGGGCCTCTGATAGATTAAGTAAAAATGGTATTATTGCTTTTGTTTCTAATAATTCTTTTATTGATGCTTTAGCTTATGATGGGTTTAGAAAAATTATTTCACAAGAATTTAATGAAATATGGATTATTAATACTAAAGGAAATGCAAGAACAAGTGGAGAAAGAAGAAGGAAAGAAGCAGGTAATATATTTAGTGATCAGATTAGGGTAGGTATTGCTGTTTATTTCTTGGTTAGAAATGAAAATGCTGAAGGATTTAAAGTTTTTTATAATGCTATTGAAGATTACAAAAAAGCTGAAGATAAAAAAGAATATTTAAGAATCCATAAAATAAATACTTTAAATTTTCCTCATATTAAACCTGATAAACGTCATAATTGGTTAAATCAATCAGATAATAATTTTGATGAGTTATTACCTTTGATGGATAAAGAGGTTAAAAGAGGAAAATCTCAAGAAGCTGTGTTTAAATTGTTTTCTAGAGGAGTAGCAACACAAAGGGACGAATGGGTTTATGATTTTTCAAGAGAAACATTAGACATCTCCATAATTTAATAAAATCAAGAAATATAGTATAATAAAATGAATAATTAGTTCAAAAAAGAATGGAAACTTACACTTGGAGCTATCTAAAAAAATATCCTAAACAAACCAAAAGATTATTAGGAATTGATGACAATCAATTGGAACAATTGATTGCTCTAGGGAAGCTTCTTCATCAGAAAAAAAAGAAGAGAACGAAAAAACAAAAATTAGAATTAATCAACCTGGTGCGGGAAGTCCATCTTTATTAGCAGAAGAAGAACAAATTGTTCTAACGTTAGTTTATTTAAGACATAATATAAGTTTTCAACTCTTAGGACTACTTTTTCAAGTAAGTGAGTCAACGGCTCATAATATTTTTACTTATTGGCAAACACTTTTTGAAGGAGAGTTACCACCAAGTTTATTAGAACAAATAAAAAAGTTTCAAGAAGAAAAAGAAATAGTTCTTGAAATGTTAACTGATTATGAATTGATTGTAGACAGCGCAGAACAGGCTATTGAAAGACCTTCAGATTATCAAGAACAAAAAAAATATTATTGCGGTGCGACCCCGGCGATTCGTAATCGCCTAGGGAACGCGCACCAAGAGACAGGGTAAGCAGAAAAGACATACTTTAAAAAGTCAATTCGTTGTCTTGCCAAAAGCTGAAGATATTATTGATGTAGTAATTGGAAAACCTGGGCCGACAAGTGACATTAACATCTGTCGGCAAACTTTAAATAAATTCAAGATAAACCAAACTTTTAGTGCTGATAAAGCCTACATTGGAGAGACTCAAATTATCACTCCGCATAAAAAAACTAAGAAAAGAGAATTAACTGAAGCTCAAATAAAAGAAAATAAAGCTTTATCATCTAATCGGATTTTTGTTGAGCATTTAATTCGAGTTGTCAAAGTATTTAAAGTAGTTCAAGAAAGATTTCGCTTACATAAGAGTCGATATAAATCGGTTTTGTTAACCGTTTGTGGATTAGTTCGGTTGAGAATTAGTTCCTTGATTTTGAAAATAATAGAATCCTCCCAATCTGGAGAGGTAATTGACGTTATAATGAGCCATAGTTTTATGTCCAAATTAGAGTTAATTCCTTCAACCCCTTATTAATTCGTTCTGAAGGCTAATTTTGACTTCAAGTTTAATCTGCCTGTTTTCATTGCTGTAACTGGGTTATGGATTCTTGGAGATGTCTAATTGGTTACTCAAAACCGTTTCAATGTCTTGCATCTAATTTATTAATAGGTTTAGATACCTTAGAAAAAACACAATGTTTACCCTTATATTATTATGACGAAAATGGAAACAAAATAGACAATATAACCGACTGGGGACTAACCCAAATACAAAGTCATTATCAAGACAAAACTATCACTAAAATAAACATCTTTCATTATACTTATGCAGTGTTACATAACCCCAACTATCGCAAAAAATACGAACTCAACTTAAAACGAGACTTTCCGAGACTTCCTTTATATGACAACTTTTTTCAATGGGTAAACTGGGGACAACAATTAATGGAATTACACCTAAACTATGAAACCATAACCCCATTACCCCTTAACCGTATTGATATCCCATCCGTAGAGACGTTTCATGAAACGTCTCTACAAAATACCCCCAAACCCAAACTAAAAGCAGATAAAACCAAAGGAAAAATAATCTTAGATACTGTCACCACATTAGACGGAATACCATCCATTGCATGGGAATATAAACTAGGAAACCGATGTGCATTAGAATGGATTTTAGATCAATATAAAGAAAAGAAACCCAGAGATAAAACCATCGCCGAAAAATTCAATACTTATCGTTTTGCAGACTATAAAGAACAAGTGATTGACTTATTAACAAGAGTGTGTACTGTTAGCGTAGAAACCATGAAAATTATCCAAGAAATGGAAAATAGTTAATCAATAAATAAAGTTTAATGGGTTGAACCGTGTTAAATCCCTACGAGATGATAAAATACAAGATAAGATATAATCAACTTAGGATAATTCTTATCAACAGTTTGTAAGTAGGTTTAAGCGATGGTTGATCCTTTAGAAATCGCTAAATACTTCATTATTAGGGCTTACGAAGACGGTAGAGAATACCAAATGACCAATATGAAGGTTCAAAAACTTCTCTACTATTCCCAATGTTTACACCTTGCGCTTTATGATGAACCCCTATTTTCCCAAGAAATACAAGCTTGG from Crocosphaera subtropica ATCC 51142 includes these protein-coding regions:
- a CDS encoding transposase family protein, whose protein sequence is MPKAEDIIDVVIGKPGPTSDINICRQTLNKFKINQTFSADKAYIGETQIITPHKKTKKRELTEAQIKENKALSSNRIFVEHLIRVVKVFKVVQERFRLHKSRYKSVLLTVCGLVRLRISSLILKIIESSQSGEVIDVIMSHSFMSKLELIPSTPY